The following is a genomic window from Plasmodium berghei ANKA genome assembly, chromosome: 9.
AGAACTAATACGTTAAAAATAACTAgaacaaatttattaaaaatattaaaaaataaaaatatagcaaTACAAGATGGATCCAATTGGAATAATGTAGATATAACATTAACAGATACAAGTTCAAATGTCGGATcattaaatgaatatttatatggatattatattatacaatCTTCTTCATCTTTAATTCCAGTCTtagaattaaatataaaagaaaacgAATTAGTATTAGATATGTGCGCAGCGCCTGGAGGAAAATGCACATTTATATGTacaatacaaaaaaataaaggaatAGTATATGCtaatgatattaataaattgcGATGTAAAGCTATAGAAGCACATGCTGCAAGAATgggaataaataatttaattattacatCTTTTGATTCcttaaaaattaacaaatattttaaatttaaatttgataaaatattattagatGCCCCTTGTAGTGGTACTGGTgttgtaaataaaaataaaaatgcgagaagaaaaacaattaaagaaataagAGATCTTTCTCaaaaacaaagaaaattattaaataatgcCATTGATATGGTTAAAAATGGAGgtattgttatatattcaacTTGTAGTATAACAgttgaagaaaatgaacaagttattaattatattttaaaaaagagAGATGTGAATCTTTTACCaattgatataaatataggtGATCCAGGAATAATTcattatagaaaaaaacaattttcaTCAAAAATTTCTCTATgtaaaagaatatatttgCATAAACATAATCACGACAATTTCTTTGTTGCAAAACTTGTGAAACGCTCAAATGCTAAGTTAGGGCAAAAAGGAGACGAAAAACAAAATCatgaaacaaatataaaatctgcaaaagttaaaaaaaagaataataaaaatgccAACGAACAGAATAAggatgataataatgaagaaaaaaggACCCTacataataacaaaatgggggaaaaaaataaacatctgaaaaaaaaaataaataaagccTTCGAAAATATGGGAAGAGGAGAAAGAGATACTAGCAATgatcaaaaaaaagttCTCAAAAAAGGCTTTAGgcaaaataatgaaaaaaaaaaaaaatttttaaataaaaataaatttaatggaaataataagaGGGGTGGTAAAAACTCCAAAAAAGGGCTTAAGtcacattaaaaaaaaaagttggaaaaaaattcaCTAATGGAAAATGCACAAAGTATGTTTGGGAAAAATTAACAcccatataaaaaaacataaaatgaaatagaaaaaataaactcggctaaaaaataatataacttTAATCAAGTATAGGGAAAACAGAACAATAATATACCGAAATACACACTAATTTGACACACAAAATAACAcacatttataatattatcaaacaaaatatatatatatgtatatattaaatatgtttaaaaaaataattttagcTTTAATTTTCTCCTCAAAAAAATTGcttcattaattttaagTCTTAGCACATTGCAACTTAAAATAGTAATTAAATGTTTAAAATGttgtatatgcatatattatatataatattttctttttattttaatattttttaaaacacactaaatttttaacaaacaaattaaatgtAATTTGCGCTTATTCGTAATAAAATgctaataaaatatcaacAAAAATTTGCATGTGAATTGctatacaaataaaataatttttagtaatatttttgagcatatacatttttttctttgtaTATATGCTTACAAAATTTGCATGTTATTTGTGTATACAAGTCTTaatcaaaattaaaataaatatttgtaatgataaaaatatgtatacatatatgaatGTGATGAAATAACACAAATAGGTTATAGGGAGATTATAAACACATTTGACAActtatgtaaataaattaaactTTTTAATGATTAAAACTATTAAATTTCTGTTTGCATCTTATGAATGATTTCTATATGTTTGAAAGAACGATAAACAATTCTATATGTGCACATGTATATGACCATATTTGTTTGTGTATATTCATTTCTTTCATTTACGATTTATCttaaacaatataaagAGAAACAATAagtaacatattttttgtatatattaataattaatttgaaaatatataaaaaaatattttttatacattaaaaaaagtgaaaaaaaaatagcaatGTTATATGccaatatatttgttatacAAGTTGgcacaattatatataattgtctttataaatataaaatagacaaaatcaaatatatttcatatttctgtaacaatattatttaaatatatttctttccACATTCtccatatattattatgcatTCTTAATTTAATTGCTTTAGTTCATCATCACATTTGCATTTTTTCggtattaaaaaattgaaagaAGAATATTCAGCAATCTCGTTGataaatgatatttttaattatatcaattatttggaacaaaataaaatgtgaaaaaaattatagaatTTTTAAACATCAACAGCtcaaataaatgaaataaatttccAAATATCACCAGCTCaaataaatgaaacaaATTTCCAAACATTTCTTCGACCAgttttatatgtaatataagTTACTAGaatcataataaatatggatagacagaaaaatataaaaagagataaagaaaaaataaatttcaaCAAAAATGACGACACTATTGATCATATCGAAAAACCGAAATTCatcaatataaaaaacaaaagacAAACcatacaaattttaaatatgtataattataGTTATAAAAGTAAAGAGGAATATGGGgatataaagaaatatagtgtattaaataattgtaaaaaGAAAAGCGAAGAAAATGGATTAATCAAACATACAATGATggataataacaaaatgtGTGAAGTCATGGATAGGAAATTTGACAAAgaaatgaacaaaaataaaattaataatacaaaagaaaatgttaataataaaaatatgtttgaggatattttgaaaattccTGTTAAAAATGTTGATGTTTCTTCAtgtaacaaaataaaaccaAGTGTAAATTTTCCAAAAGAAATTCCATACCCCCAAAATGATGCATAtttaatgaataaaaaaaaatgtgctacaaattttttaaaaaaaaacagttTTCACACAATTTcagatgaaaatattttatataattttaagaGTGATTCTCACGATTTTTTAAACTCTAAAGAATATCaaatgaaacaaaaaaaagacaaaataaatgacaaaattgatgaaaaaatgattaAACTGTGTAATACATCAAAAGGGGGGCATAACGAAAAAGTTGAAAATTTCGATCATATTCAAAAAGATAATTTGTATgaagaaatagaaaaaataaataataaaaaacaaaataatactgTTTCacgaattaaaaaaataacaccACATCATTATTACAATTACGTAAGTAAActttgtaaatataatagtataaatggtaaaaataaattaaaaggaAACCCAACTAAACTAAAATTAGCATATTCAAAGGTTGTTAGAATGAGATTAGCAAAGACAGAATTAGCTAAGGATATgctaacaaaaaaaaaaaacgaaaaaaagaaaCTTGCAAAAATGTAcgtaaataataacaatgtttttataaaatatttaaaaatatacaaaaatgaaaatagatataataaaaatatagtctcaaatataaacaatttagatataatatcaaaaaGGGATATACTAAGTTTACCTGATAAACCAGTGTATTTATACGAATTAGATAATTATcgatttaaattaaataaaaatatagacaCACCAGCATTAAAAGTGGAAAATGAGGatattgattttttttttaaatataaaaatacatggcttgaattatttttttataataattacactagtaaagaaatattatataattatattataattcgattaaattttgaattaaTGATTCAAGAAATAAAAGACATAGTAATTATGGATATGAATACTAAGCACTTTAGCTACccctatatatataatgctTATTTAATGGCTCCTATAAATGTGCATGATGTTGATAATTCTTTGAGAATCCAAAAAGTTACAAGTGACTATTCTTTTATCAATAATGGTTCTTGGGCATTTttacgaaaaaaaaaaaaacatattaaaaaaaaaaataaaaaaataaaaaataatgttgaaaataataccagtgaaaaaaatgttccTCATCTTTTGCATATGacaagaaataaatattatattaatcataatttttgGTCACGCTTAAGAagtaatataaattcatctagaaattatgatattaaaaataacagCAACTTTGATAGTTTATCAACTATGCATAGTTTCAATATGAACTGTTCAGATAATATacacaattttataaaagaggaagaaaaaacaaaaactGACACCAAAGAATTTTTCCAATACTCAGAAAATAGATCTACATTTCTTAGTAACTTTCATTCAAATACAAGTAAAGagaaaaatacaatttcTGATGCTAATAACAAATCtttatcaaattataacacatttttttttaaaaatgataatacagctaaattatttagtgataataatttaattgatccttccaatatatatataacttttaCTAATAGTAAAATTGAACCATTTTTCCCTTATATGtgtgataatatattttttcttttttattattacaataaTTATCTGAACACGTTTATAAAAACAGCACTCGAAAacgataaaaaaaaaaaaatgctcATGGTTCATCAacatattcaaaatatacGAGAGAGAAATAgacaaaataatgaaaacaaaaaagaaaagaatcAGCAAATTTCTAATAAAACATCGttaaacataataaaagaaaaaacaaatgaccaagaaaataaatgtcATTTAAAATTTCCAATAAttctaaataaatataatgaatttcccactaaaaacatattaacAGTAAAAAGAGAGATAACAACTACTCCTATACAAATAACAAATTATCCatttatgaataatttaaaaataaaaaattctattaatgataaaatgtataattctatatttaccaaaatagtaaaaaaaaattcagaaaaaattaaaaaagaactATCTAAAGATAATGTTGAAATtcctatatatttatgggTAATATTTGGGGGGAAAGATATGAAATCGATGGATTCTTTAAATATGGTTTACAAAATGCTACGATATGCTACTGAAATACCTCCAGgagaatatgaaaaatatataagaaaattgaaaaaaaaaaaaattcaaattaaTTGTAATACTAATACAGATTataatcatttatatatgggacacaataattattattataacgaaaaaaataaaaaaaaagttaatttgaaagaatataatttaaatagtAACAAACTCCCCAATTCGAACAAAATAACATCagaaaataacaattttttatttttggaaAAGTTCAACTGTTGTAGTTGTAATGATAGACAATTAAAATTCTATGACAACCATACTGGGCACAAAATAcggaaaaataataaacaaaatgatgAGAAAAATGggcaaaaaaataatgaaaattgtGTATATGGATTATCATCTAATACACTGATtcgaaagaaaaaaaaaaaacgcaCCCTTCCTGAATTGAATAAAGAACTTTTTCCTGAcaattatttgtataacACATCTtcagaaatatataaacgaATTGTagattattataataattataataaaaaatataataaatatggtcctaataattataaagaatttctggaattttatcataaagaaaataatgaaaacaaTTGCATTAAAGTTGAGGAAAAacaaacatattttaaagatGCTATTCCAGCAAAAGGTACTACTAtcaacaaatataataaagaaagtgaacaaaatttaaaaaaaaacacaaacAATGAAACATTATATAGTAATTTAAGTGAAAATACTTATTCTAAAAAGATAAGAAcgaatgaaaataaattacctaaatattttatatcaaatataCATGATGAAATGCAAAATGaagataaatattattgcGCAAATTTATGGGATCACCAAAAagtggaaaaaaaaaattcattagATAAATATAGCAACAATATAAATGCCGTATCTAATAAcacaaatattaataatataacgGATAGTGAAAGTAAGGAACATATTATAGATGAGGGGAAAAACAAGATGGAACATAATTCTAACCATCCAGATTCCAAAAcatatgatttatttttagaagCAAATGATAGCGATTCTAGTGATCAAGAATcagataataatttatacaattttatatcatatcATATGCAAGGACGGAATCCATCCtttgaaataaaagatgaaaaaattaaaagtaataaattaaattatacaGATATTTATGGCCCGGTTATTTATCGTAGTATTTCTAGAGATTGTcaagatgaaaaaaaacaaaagacctataataatgataatcatagaaatcaaaaaaataaatggagttgtaataataaaaaagagaaaagaaaagtaagatattcatttttattattagatTATCCAAGTTACTATAATAGCACAGGTCATCCATCTCCCCTAACATTTAAAACATCTGCTTTTTGTGCTTTAAAAGAAGCAATCAAAGAAATAAGAAAGGAAAACAATAACGcaaatatatcaataaaCGCACTTGGGTATTCATTAGGATGCTGTGTTAGCCTACAATTAATACTTGATATAGCTAAAAGCTTATATAATGATTTTTATCaagatatttataaaattccatataataaaaaagaaaaagaaccaattaaagaaataaaagaacATAACAAATTATccataaaattaaataataataaaaataaaataaatgaatatatatatgatgcAAAGAAAATTCTTACATTtgaaaatgttttattttttcaaaaagaAGAGAAATACTATTCAAGCaatgatatatttcaaCAAGacaacgaaaaaaaaattaaaaatataaaagtagaaactgaaaaaaaaacggaCCACAATAAATTACACTTATCAGAATCATTTTTAACTGGAAAAAATGACCAAACTCACATTAATGATAATGAATCGACAACTTTTGAAATTAGTAATTGTTGTGATACTAAGCCAAAAGTAAAAACCagtttttacaaaaatattatatatagcCAAGATCAGCCCGATAAAATGAATGCGTTAAAATTAgaggaaaataaaagaaatgtAGAAAGGGTTGATAAGTATGGAAAGGTTTATTTAAATgtgacaaaaaaaaacgatttaaataataatgatgtccaaaattatgaaatacGAAAAAGTTCTTCCCTTAGAGTAAAtgtaaaagaaaatattatacgtgaagaaattgtaaaagataaaaagaaaattgaTAATCTCAAAATAACAGTAGATAAAGTTATTTTAATTGCACCATTTACAAATACTCAAAAATTAGTAAAAGGTATATTAAACAATAGTatgctatttttattaagttcatttattatgaacaaaaaatgtCAGTATGTTCATTGGGATAATATATTGGttttaaaagaattatttaaaataataaatgatttcaaaaaaaatatatatttatatgatatattttataattttcaaataaattatatacatggAGAGAAGGATACTTTAGTTCCTTATAATATGAGTTTaactttatataaattaacaaatgatttaattataaaatattcaatgtttaatataaaaacatttttgtatatatttaaagagGATTGCCATTCATCAATTTTAAATTCTCAAACAGAAAATAACATTTTGCAAATCATTTTTAACCCTTTTAGGCTTCACCCATTTAGCACTACgtttatacataaattCCATTTTGATCTTTATAaagatttatatttattgaaGACTGTCTATCttcaatatatatcacGTGTTACCTCTAATTTGAGATCCCTATAATACTTTTCGTTTCTCAATAATGGTATTTTTCTGATATTTTTGTTGacatatttcatatttttccttttttaaaatatatttattattttttttttcgtaaaatttgttataaaaaaatgagctAAAAGTTAGCAACATTTAAATCATGTGCACATGTGTGCATTATGAATTGAAGATTTGTATACCTTCATAGGATttatgttaatatataaacattgctttatcaaaaaaaaaatgaaacaatgaaaaaataaagaatgaAAAGAGTCGAAACGGGAAAATGAGTAATAGCAAAGAAGCGCTTCCCTATATAagtcatttaaaaaaaattacatgTCAATTACTCttgataatttttgtattcTGTTTAGTAAAATATCGccctataaaaaaaatataaaattaatttggTAGTAATaggtaaatatatttagaatCGGTTTTGTGAATGTtgcatataaatacaatataaAGGAGTGTAGAAACATGCTGACGGTTCAGGCACATTAGCACaaagtataaaatattcacacattcacacacatatatatatatatacttatatttatatctatatttatatttatatctatatttatgtctatatttatatatatacttatatttatatctatatttatagtGTTAGAAGCATGAATTAACCTTTTTTATGGTATCTTGATATACTGTATTTCTTTCATTTGGTTGGTTGCTCTCAATGGAATCATTAACTTTGTCGATTTTACAATTTAATTTTCCATTTGCAATAAAAGATGAAATTTCCTTTTCGATAAAATCTTCACTTACTCCAAAAGCATATGCCATATTTTTAAGAGTAACACTTTTAAAAGGTTctaaaaattgtttatatgcTCTAACTCTTGTATttctaataaaatatctaTAATGACGTCCTAAATATCTATCTTTCTTAACTCGTAATGCTATTTTTATGGTTTTTTCCATAAATGTACGATAATCGCAAtgataaaatgaataaatataattatataagtCTTCATCGGAACTTGTAACTTGTAAAATAACAGAActgtttaatatatttttatctaaaACAGTTCTTTCTTCAGTCATCTACGTAGTATAtgaaagaataaaaaaagggtaatatattttaaacatTTTACAATAATTTGTATCACAACACATATGCAGCCTATAAATCgagaatataatttatttgaaaataggGGATTCACATAAATATCCTCAGAAGGAAGCGTTATATGtgttatttatacattttttttcttatttttttttttttttttatagatatTACTATTCCCAAAATAATAA
Proteins encoded in this region:
- a CDS encoding rRNA (cytosine-C(5))-methyltransferase, putative, translating into MDNEDNKSNESVDIEIVKTEDKEKSFPLFDNDHFEINKSDEEYDLENDSEMDNQDEEDEVIPNDEAELSSNISYDDMNSNEEEEEEEEEEEGEIEEEGEGENKLRDMGKKMKNIVGRKKKYLNKKENIYYDGLGIYKNDQMMNNDDIEDRIKYLLLLLSDPEKLNNPNLIKIEKREIIKEILYYYSYYYEYTKEMIKYLYYLFDIKELYLFLEINNMPKEIHLRTNTLKITRTNLLKILKNKNIAIQDGSNWNNVDITLTDTSSNVGSLNEYLYGYYIIQSSSSLIPVLELNIKENELVLDMCAAPGGKCTFICTIQKNKGIVYANDINKLRCKAIEAHAARMGINNLIITSFDSLKINKYFKFKFDKILLDAPCSGTGVVNKNKNARRKTIKEIRDLSQKQRKLLNNAIDMVKNGGIVIYSTCSITVEENEQVINYILKKRDVNLLPIDINIGDPGIIHYRKKQFSSKISLCKRIYLHKHNHDNFFVAKLVKRSNAKLGQKGDEKQNHETNIKSAKVKKKNNKNANEQNKDDNNEEKRTLHNNKMGEKNKHLKKKINKAFENMGRGERDTSNDQKKVLKKGFRQNNEKKKKFLNKNKFNGNNKRGGKNSKKGLKSH